The genomic window CGGCCCCGGGAACACGCGCGCCCTGTTGTTCCAGAACGGCCGCATCACCCGCTACACCAGCTACCGCATGGGCACCCACCGCACGCGCGAGGCGGTGGAGGGCACCCACGCGGAGGGAAGCGCGATGCTCCGGGTCATCCGCGAGCACGCCTACGGAAATCTCGCCCAGATCCGCTTCGATTTCTCGGACGTGGAGGTGGACGGCCTCATCCTCATCGGCTACGAAATCCAGTCCGTCTCCGTCCCTCTCACGAAGGCCCTCCAATCCTGCCCCACGAAAGCCATGCGCCAGTTCACCGCGGAGGCGGCGAACCTGAGCGACGTGGAGCTGATGAAACGTTTCCAGCTCGACTACCAGACCGCGGACGCCCTCATTCCGGCGCTGGAAATCAACCTCGCCGTCGCGGAAACCTTGAAACTCGACGAGGTCCACATCCCCACGAGCGAATACGAGCAAGGCCTGCTCCACGACCTCCTCGTCACCCAGGAACTCACCGGGGCCTTCGCGGACGAGGTGCTGCGTTCCTCCCGGATCCTCGCGGAACGCTACCAGTCCGATCCCAGCCACGGCGAACACGTCGGCAATCTCTGTGCGCGTTTTTTCGAATCCCTGCGGGACCTTCACCAACTCACCGAGCACGACGCCCTGCTGCTTCAGGTCTCCGCGATCCTGCACGAGGTCGGCACCTATATCAGCCCGCGCGCCCACCACAAACACTCGGAGTATATCATCCTCAACTCGGAAATCTTCGGACTCGACCGGTTGGACGTCACCATTGTCGCGCTCGTCGCCCGCTACCACCGGCACTCGGGCCCCCGGCTGGACCACCCGAGCTACGCCGCGCTCAGCACCGACGACCGCATCCGCGTCTGCAAGCTGGCCGCGCTCCTCCGTGTGGCGGACGCCCTCGAGCGCACGCACGCCCAGCGCATCGCCCAGTTGGAAATCCGCATCGCCTCCGGAAAACTCCGCATCCGGCTGCCGGGCCTTGTCGATGCCGACGTGGAACGCCTCGCCATGGCGTCCAAGGCGGATATTTTCGAACAGGTCTTCGGCCTGGCGGTCGTCATCGACGAGGACAACTGACCCTTATCATTTCCAAATTTCGAATTTGCCCATGTCCACCCCCTATCTCAACCGCGAACTCTCCTGGCTGGAATTCAACCAACGCGTCCTCAACGAAGCCCTCCGCGAAGATCTGCCATTGCTGGAACGCGTGAAATTCCTCGCGATCACCGCGTCAAACATGGACGAGTTCTTCCAGGTCCGCATCGGGGGACTCATGCTCATGCGCCGCAGCGGACGCAAGACACCGGACGCCTCCGGCCTCACCCCCACGCGGAACCTCGCGGTGCTCAGGCAGCGCATCCTCAAGATGTGCGCGGACCAATACACGCTGCTCACCGGCACCCTTGTGCCCGCCATGGAAAAAGCAGGCATCCTACCCCTGCACCCCCGCCAGCTCACCGTGCGCCAGGCAGGCCAGGTGGAGGCGGCCTTCGAAGATCTCATCTTTCCGCTGCTCACCCCGCTCGCGGTTGACCCGGATTCTTCGCCTCCCGTCGTTCCCGCGCTTCAGATCACCGTCGCCTGCCGTCTTCTGGACCCGGAAACCCAGAATACCCGCTACGCGCTTATTCCCATACCCGAAGCGTTGGGACGCCGCATCCATGTCTCGGTGGAGGGCGAGGGCCATGCCTTCGTTCTCATCGAAGACCTCGTCGCGTCACAGGCCTTACAACTTTTTCCCGGGGAGAACGTCATCTCCACCACCGCGTTCCGCGTCACGCGGAATGGCGACATCGCCGTGCAGGAGGAGGACGCCATCGACCTCGCGGGCGAGATGGAGGACGTGCTCACCGCCCGCCGCTTCGCGGACACCGTCCGGCTCGAACTCCGCTCGGACGCCCCTCGCGACCTCGTCCGTGTCATCAAGGCCGTCACCGGCAGCGGCCCCCAGGAAATCTACCGTGTGGACGGCCCTCCCGGCCTAGCCTCGTTCATGGAGCTGGCCTTCCTCCCCGGCTTCGACCACCTCAGGGATGTCGATTGGCCGGCGCAGAACTCCCCCGCCATCGCTCCCGGCGCATCCATGTTCGAGACCATCGCCTCGAACGATGTCCTGCTTTTCCACCCTTACGAATCCTTCGAACCGGTGCTCCGTCTCATCGAAGAAGCGGCGGAGGACCCCGACGTCATCGCGATCAAGCAGGTCCTCTACCGCACCGCCAGGAAGTCCCGCATCATCGACGCCCTTATCAAGGCGGCGGAGAACGGCAAGCACGTGACCGCCCTGGTCGAACTGAAAGCCCGCTTCGACGAAGCCCGCAACCTCGACCGCGCCGACGAACTCCAGCGCGCCGGAGCACAGATCGTCTACGGCGTGAAAGGACTGAAAACCCACGCGAAAATCTGCCTCATCGTCCGCCGCGAGGCCGGACGCCTGCGGCGCTACGCCCACCTCGGCACCGGAAACTACAACGAGACCACGTCCCGTCTCTACACCGACCTTTCCTACCTCACCTGCAAACCGGAGTATGGAAACGACGCCTCCCTCTTCTTCAACGCCGTCACCGGCCGCTCCAAGCTCCTCCGCTTCCAGCGTCTCGTCCCGGCCCCGACCGCGATGAAACCCACCCTGCTCGACCTCATTGCCAGCGAAGCGGAGCGCGCCAAGCAGGGACTCCCGGCCCGCATCATCGGCAAGGTGAACTCCCTGCAGGATCCGGACATCATCAACGCCCTCTACAAGGCTTCCCAGGCCGGGGTTGAGATCAAGCTCAACATCCGCGGCATCTGCTGTCTCAAGCCCGGCGATCCCAAGTATTCCAAAAACATCGAAGTCATCTCGGTCATCGACCGCTTCCTCGAGCACGCCCGCCTGTTCTACTTCCACCAGGGCGGCAATCCGGAAGTATACATCGCCTCCGCCGACTGGATGACCCGCAACCTCGAAAAACGCGTCGAACTCATGATCCCCATCGAGGAGCCCGCCCTGAAAAGGCGCCTCGTCCGGATCCTCGAGGCCTTCTTCCAGGACAACACCCAGGCCTCCCGCCTCATGCCGGACGGCACCTCCCAGCGAATTGTCCGCGGCAAGGGCCAGAAAGCCTTCCGTGTCCAGGAACACTTCCACCAACAGGCCCGCAAGGCGGCGAAAGCACGCGAGCACGAACGTGCCATGACCTTCGAACCCCACGTGCCTGCGGAGTAGATGGCAGAGAAGACCGGGCTGATGGACAAATAGGACCTATGCGACCTATAAGACCTATGAAGCCATCGCACTCTTCCCTTCCCTGAAAACTGAAAGCCGGCAAACTCTCTCAATCTCTCCCACTGATCACCCGGCATTTTCACTTCTTCCATGCACATCCTCTTCGACCTGGACGGCACCCTCACCGACTCACGCCCCGGCATCATCAATTCCATCCGCCACTCGCTTGCGGAAAACCAGCTCACTGTCCCGGAGGCGGACGCGCTGCTGTGGTGCATCGGCCCGCCGATCCTGGAGAGTTTCAGGAAGCTCGTCGGTCCGGACCAGCCCCACCTGTTCGATCCGACCGTCACGAAATACCGCGAACGCTACAGCGAGACGGGTATTTTTGAAAACGAGGTCTACCCTGAGATCGTTGACACCCTGGCCGAACTCCGGCAACTCGGCCACACCCTGCATGTCGCCACGTCCAAGGCCGAGATCTATGCCAAACGCATCATCACCCACTTCGAGCTCGACCGCTTTTTCACCAGCGTGAACGGCAGCGAACTCGACGGCACCCGTGCGGACAAGGCGGAACTCATCGCCCACATCCTTCTTCAGCAGGGCATATCACCCGCCGAGGCGGTGATGATCGGAGACCGCGAGCACGACATGATCGGCGCGACCAAAAACAACCTGCCCGCCATCGGCGCGCTCTGGGGCTACGGCACCGGCAAGGAATTGATGGAATCCGGTGCCACCCTCTGCGCCCGCGTGCCGCACCTGCTGCCGGAGATGATCAGCTCGTTGGAATGAGCCATCGGGTCCCGTGAACCTCCTTGGGG from Luteolibacter yonseiensis includes these protein-coding regions:
- a CDS encoding HAD hydrolase-like protein, which encodes MHILFDLDGTLTDSRPGIINSIRHSLAENQLTVPEADALLWCIGPPILESFRKLVGPDQPHLFDPTVTKYRERYSETGIFENEVYPEIVDTLAELRQLGHTLHVATSKAEIYAKRIITHFELDRFFTSVNGSELDGTRADKAELIAHILLQQGISPAEAVMIGDREHDMIGATKNNLPAIGALWGYGTGKELMESGATLCARVPHLLPEMISSLE
- a CDS encoding HD domain-containing protein, encoding MMVAGKEADGTLTPVDFLEQPVPLAGDIFRSGNVSASTTERIVSIIKGYQESLAEMGLDPHAVTRAVATNILSEAANHETVMNRIRIACGLKVGTIDDGEMTRLIYLKTRRRLSSLPAMQKDTTLVLHVGPGNTRALLFQNGRITRYTSYRMGTHRTREAVEGTHAEGSAMLRVIREHAYGNLAQIRFDFSDVEVDGLILIGYEIQSVSVPLTKALQSCPTKAMRQFTAEAANLSDVELMKRFQLDYQTADALIPALEINLAVAETLKLDEVHIPTSEYEQGLLHDLLVTQELTGAFADEVLRSSRILAERYQSDPSHGEHVGNLCARFFESLRDLHQLTEHDALLLQVSAILHEVGTYISPRAHHKHSEYIILNSEIFGLDRLDVTIVALVARYHRHSGPRLDHPSYAALSTDDRIRVCKLAALLRVADALERTHAQRIAQLEIRIASGKLRIRLPGLVDADVERLAMASKADIFEQVFGLAVVIDEDN
- the ppk1 gene encoding polyphosphate kinase 1, coding for MSTPYLNRELSWLEFNQRVLNEALREDLPLLERVKFLAITASNMDEFFQVRIGGLMLMRRSGRKTPDASGLTPTRNLAVLRQRILKMCADQYTLLTGTLVPAMEKAGILPLHPRQLTVRQAGQVEAAFEDLIFPLLTPLAVDPDSSPPVVPALQITVACRLLDPETQNTRYALIPIPEALGRRIHVSVEGEGHAFVLIEDLVASQALQLFPGENVISTTAFRVTRNGDIAVQEEDAIDLAGEMEDVLTARRFADTVRLELRSDAPRDLVRVIKAVTGSGPQEIYRVDGPPGLASFMELAFLPGFDHLRDVDWPAQNSPAIAPGASMFETIASNDVLLFHPYESFEPVLRLIEEAAEDPDVIAIKQVLYRTARKSRIIDALIKAAENGKHVTALVELKARFDEARNLDRADELQRAGAQIVYGVKGLKTHAKICLIVRREAGRLRRYAHLGTGNYNETTSRLYTDLSYLTCKPEYGNDASLFFNAVTGRSKLLRFQRLVPAPTAMKPTLLDLIASEAERAKQGLPARIIGKVNSLQDPDIINALYKASQAGVEIKLNIRGICCLKPGDPKYSKNIEVISVIDRFLEHARLFYFHQGGNPEVYIASADWMTRNLEKRVELMIPIEEPALKRRLVRILEAFFQDNTQASRLMPDGTSQRIVRGKGQKAFRVQEHFHQQARKAAKAREHERAMTFEPHVPAE